taaaagaacaatCAATCCACAGCTATTTCGCTTTGCTATgggactattattattattcgagaGATCCATTTAGCATCGTCAAAAAAGTTTAGACCTTTTGTTTTACCTTTGTGTTGTCTCGTCTCTAGTTGTTCCATTCCTTCACATTCTTTCATCGTTTCCAAATCATCTGGTAATAGAtccctcttcttttctttatcttaCTTCATTCATATCTATGTATGTTTATGTGTTCTGTGATTTTGCTTAAAAGTTTTGTTCTTTGTTTGAGTGGTAGCTAACTCCATTTCTTCTGacaatagttttttttttaattattatttttattaaattaggtTAACGTATATCCTAGATTAATCTAATTCTTATCTTAAAGCATTAATCTTGGTGATTCTTAACTTGGGGATTCTGGTATTTTTGTTCTTGTCCCTTAAAGACGGTGAAAGGTATCACCTTTCTTTTGGGGAAAACAAAGGCTTTATGATTGTTCTGATATGGTAATGCTTTGAttctttgatttattgttttgCATATTCCTTGTGTCTGAATTGGGTTTCctgattttgatattatgtTAGTGTAATTGATGAAATATCTACTAGTGGATGAGGAAAACGCCGTGAGGTAGGGAATTTCAATTGTTTCATGGGCAACACATGCCGTGGATCTTTCACAGGAAAACTCTACCAGGGCTACAGTCAGCCCGAAGACCATTCCAACAATTCCAAACGAAACACTAATTCTGATTGTACCAATTCTGATTACTCAACACCTAGCTTGAATTCCCAGCAACTAGTTTCTCAAGAATTTTCCAAAGAAAACCCCAAGAAAGATAATTCTGCACCTCGAATTAGCCCTTCTAAGAAAGACAACATCATGAGACGTGGCATTGATAACCAGACTTATTATGTATTGGGTCATAAGACTGATAACATTCGGGATCTTTACACGTTGGGTCGGAAGTTAGGACAAGGTCAGTTTGGGACTACTTATTTATGTACTGAGATTGCTACCGGTATTGAATTTGCCTGCAAGTCAATATCGAAGAGGAAGTTAATTTCCAGGGAGGATGTGGAGGATGTTAGGAGGGAGATTCAGATAATGCACCATTTGGCGGGTCACAAGAATATTGTGACAATTAAGGGTGCTTATGAGGATTCCTTATGTGTTCACATTGTGATGGAGCTCTGTGCTGGAGGTGAGTTATTTGATAGGATCATCCAGAGGGGACATTACAGTGAGAGGAAGGCGGCTGAGTTGACAAGGATTATTGTTGGTGTTGTTGAGGCTTGTCATTCACTGGGGGTTATGCACAGAGATCTAAAGCCTGAGAACTTCTTGTTGGTTAACAAGGATGATGATTTCTCCCTTAAAGCTATTGATTTTGGACTCTCAGTTTTCTTCAAGCCAGGTAAAGAATGTCTTTCTCTGCTACTTTATTATATAGAAATGCTGAAATATGCTTACATAAAGGAAAATTCGCAGAATGGTTTCTCTGGAGGAATGTTGTGGTAATCAAATTCTTGTTTTTATTGGTCAAAATACATCATTTAATGTTGCCAATATTCAGTTGAAATTACTCAACCATGACTAAAGTAAAACTCTTGTTGTAGtttttcattgaaattaataCTAATTCCTTGAGACACTTATCGAGTGGCCAAAGTacttttttgccttttttttttttttgtgaatatGGTAAAATGAGACCTTAGTGTGCACTTAATCGAATGTACTTCAAATTGCTTTTCTCGTGTATCTTTATTTGGTGCTTTCTGCTTTAGGTCAAATATTTACTGATGTCGTTGGAAGCCCATACTATGTCGCTCCTGAGGTACTTCTGAAGCATTATGGACCAGAAGCAGATGTGTGGACAGCAGGGGTCATACTGTATATATTGCTTAGTGGAGTGCCACCATTTTGGGCAGGTATGCATGCATGCTATGTGCTACAAAACTGAAAAAACTTTGCACTCGATCTGCAATGTACTGAAGTGTTTCATGTTTGGGGTTTAGAAACACAACAGGGAATATTTGATGCGGTGTTGAAGGGTCACATTGACTTTGAGTCTGACCCTTGGCCACTAATATCCGACAGCGCAAAAGACCTTATTCGGAAGATGTTATGCTCTCAACCGTCAGAACGCCTGACTGCTCATGAAGTTTTATGTATGTATAACCTACCTGTGTTATTCTAACTGATCTTTAGTAATATTATGTTCTTGAAATTAAGGAGCTGCTCTCCAAATTTGGTTTTTGCTCTCCATGTCATGCTTATCCCCTATACAATTGCTCAGTAATGGCtatattatttgaagaatgTAAAAGCAGTTCGGTTAACTCATTTTAGCTGAAGTGATTAAGTTGGTTTCTTGTTTTATTCTGTACCaatgaatattaattttgttagcTGTCATAACTTCCAAACAAGTAATCCTTGTAAATAACTTTGTGacataataaagttaatttttcgCCTTCCAGCTGTTGATTGATTTAGTAATTAGTAGTTTAGTACAATTCTTTCCATATGATTTTACTACTTTTCAGTAATTGATAACCTGAATGATTCTGTTGAAGCTGGTTTCTATATTTGCCAAGGTAGTCAACAAATTGGAGTTCTAATATACACAGACTTTTTCTTCCATTTAAACTTTTCAGCTGTCTtattgcatttctttttccttttttgggtAGATCTTACGCTCATACCTTTTCTTTAGCTGTTTTTTAAAGCTTACCATGTACACTACCCCATCCCACCCAAATTAAACATATCCCCTTGGAGTTAAAGTATCCTTTAGGGATGGGTTTAATTGTGGGCTTTTCTGGTTAATAGATCTAGCGTAGtagtatttaatataatatttttaaagcagATCTTCtatttttaaggaaatttGTAAACATGAAAGTCTTTAGCTCATACGGGGGCTTCACTAAAGAtgccattttcttttcatggtTGTTTCTTTTGAATACATATCAGTCCAAATTGAGTTCTTATTTCCTTATCATTAAATTAGGTCATCCCTGGATCTGTGAAAATGGAGTTGCTCCTGATAGGTCCCTTGATCCAGCTGTACTTTCTCGTCTCAAACAATTCTCTGCaatgaataaattgaaaaagatgGCTTTACGGGTAAGTGCAAGTGCATGAACTTAATCTGTGTATAACAGTTGGTACACTTACTGCAGAATATACAATCAGTTTTGCAAATTCTGTGCAGAAGCATAAGaacattatttctttttgtgtCTCACTTCTATTTCTGTGCAGTTAACCTTTCCAACTGGAAAGCAGCCGTCAATTAGTGTGACTTCTGTTCTTTTTCATGATCAGGTTATAGCTGAAAGCCTTTCTGAAGAGGAGATTGCTGGTTTAAAGGAAATGTTCAAGGCCATGGATACTGACAATAGTGGTGCAATTACATTTGATGAACTCAAAGCTGGTTTACGAAGATATGGCTCTACCTTGAAGGATACAGAGATACGTGATCTTATGGATGCGGTAAGTGCCCAAGCTTGGAATTGTGAGTGCGTGTGAGTGAGTTCATTATGGTTTGTGGAGTTTGGGGTGTGTTTTGGACCAAAGGGGAAATAATTCCTTGTCTTTTAGTAAACTGAATGATGTCTTGTATGGCCACATGTGTAATAGTCTGGCCCTACAACCAAGTAGATATTGTCTGCTTTGAGCATACAGCCTATCACGGTTTTGCTATTGGGCTTTGCAACCCAAAACATGTCTAGTCATTTAGGAGAGCCATGACTTATAAACCAGTCCAGGAACGAACTTGCTAGCATGTCGGATACTACAATATGGACTCTTTATTTCATCAGAACTTGGTTTTACAGCAACAAATACTAGCAAATGGCCTTTTGCTTTTCCTTTCTCATTGCACGGTTAAGAAGCAAGGGATAGATGGATCTTTGTTATATAAAACTAAGCTTATTACTTCTGTTTAAATTGCCATTCAAATCTCATATGAGATGACATTGACCTGTGtggttattttgaattttctgaaattatgttGTTTGATAATGTTTGGCCTTTTCAGGCTGATGTGGACAATAGTGGAACTATTGATTATGGAGAATTTATAGCTGCAACTGTTCACCTCAATAAATTAGAACGTGAGGAACATCTTGTTGCTGCATTCCAGTACTTTGACAAGGATGGAAGTGGTTATATTACGGTTGATGAACTTCAGCAAGCATGTGCTGAACATAACATGACAGATGTTTTACTTGAAGATATAATCAGAGAAGTTGATCAAGATAATGTAAGCTGTCTAAGTTTGATAACCTGTTTTGTcttattttagataataattgtaaaattgtCCATGGTGGTATGAAAACTAAACCGGGAAGAGCTAGATGGGATTGAATCATAGTCGTTAGCTTGGTtggctaattttttattaatggctAAAATTTCCATCCTATCAAATCTTTATTGGTCGGTTGCCAAGCTTTAGATCTAAGTGATATGGAACTATTTGGAGTTTGAGCTAGCTGATTCTCTACATCATTTTCCAGTAAATCAAGGGTTTTCGCTCTCCcttattgtatttatttactgATGAAACTTCAAATATCTTGCGTGCTCTATTGTTACAGGATGGAAGAATTGACTATGGTGAATTTGTTGCCATGATGCAAAAAGGCAACGTGGGATTGGGTAGAAGAACTATGCGAAACAGTCTGAACATGAGCATGAGAGATGCACCAGGTTCTCAATAACTTGGAGTCATACACATTGTGTACAGGTATTTTTGCGGCTTCTAAATTTGAAGCTTTATATACTTAATGATTGGCTGGTTGAGATTTTATCTGTGTACTCGTGGTTGCTTCAATTTAGACAAAAGGACCAGGTCAACTGGGAGTTTTGCTCTAGCTTTTTTGAGATGAAAAATCTAATGGTTTGAGCTGTTAAAACTTCATCTAAAGATACTGAAAGAGCAAGATTATACAATTTGATTCTTGTTTTCTCTGAtagataattttcaaaatttggtgAAAATGTTGGAGCGCATTACCATAGCTAACAAAGCTCCCTGGGTTGATATCTACAGACTGTAGGATTGAAGCAAGAAGATCAGATCTctgtttattttagttttatttctcaACTTATGATTCttggttttgaaatttcataATCAGACTCGGCACATTTTGCAGGTCGTACAGCAAGCTAGTTGAGGTGATTGTTAACTGCTACGAGGAAAGTTTTTGGTCCTTGTTAGTCA
This window of the Citrus sinensis cultivar Valencia sweet orange chromosome 8, DVS_A1.0, whole genome shotgun sequence genome carries:
- the LOC102608452 gene encoding calcium-dependent protein kinase 26, with product MGNTCRGSFTGKLYQGYSQPEDHSNNSKRNTNSDCTNSDYSTPSLNSQQLVSQEFSKENPKKDNSAPRISPSKKDNIMRRGIDNQTYYVLGHKTDNIRDLYTLGRKLGQGQFGTTYLCTEIATGIEFACKSISKRKLISREDVEDVRREIQIMHHLAGHKNIVTIKGAYEDSLCVHIVMELCAGGELFDRIIQRGHYSERKAAELTRIIVGVVEACHSLGVMHRDLKPENFLLVNKDDDFSLKAIDFGLSVFFKPGQIFTDVVGSPYYVAPEVLLKHYGPEADVWTAGVILYILLSGVPPFWAETQQGIFDAVLKGHIDFESDPWPLISDSAKDLIRKMLCSQPSERLTAHEVLCHPWICENGVAPDRSLDPAVLSRLKQFSAMNKLKKMALRVIAESLSEEEIAGLKEMFKAMDTDNSGAITFDELKAGLRRYGSTLKDTEIRDLMDAADVDNSGTIDYGEFIAATVHLNKLEREEHLVAAFQYFDKDGSGYITVDELQQACAEHNMTDVLLEDIIREVDQDNDGRIDYGEFVAMMQKGNVGLGRRTMRNSLNMSMRDAPGSQ